The Elusimicrobiota bacterium genome window below encodes:
- the rplT gene encoding 50S ribosomal protein L20, whose translation MRIKSGVTTRKHKKKFLKIAKGYYSNKKNRWRMVKQQVEKSLDHAYTGRKDRKGEYRSLWITRINAACRDEGTTYGRFIQGLKKASIPLNRKMLAEMALRDAASFKKLVAIATKG comes from the coding sequence ATGAGAATCAAATCCGGCGTCACCACCCGCAAGCACAAGAAGAAGTTCCTGAAGATCGCGAAGGGCTATTACTCCAACAAGAAGAACCGCTGGAGGATGGTCAAGCAGCAGGTCGAGAAGTCCCTCGACCACGCGTACACGGGCCGCAAGGACCGCAAGGGCGAGTACCGCTCCCTGTGGATCACCCGCATCAACGCGGCCTGCCGCGACGAAGGGACCACCTACGGACGCTTCATCCAGGGCCTCAAGAAGGCCAGCATCCCCCTCAACCGGAAGATGCTCGCCGAGATGGCCCTGCGGGACGCGGCCTCCTTCAAGAAGCTCGTCGCCATCGCCACCAAGGGCTGA
- the rpmI gene encoding 50S ribosomal protein L35, with product MPKIKSHSGAKKRFLKTASGKWKFKRAGSRHILTPNPSSHGRFLRKDGYLNEVDGEKIRKLLPYA from the coding sequence ATGCCGAAGATCAAGAGCCACAGCGGCGCCAAGAAGCGCTTTCTCAAGACGGCGAGCGGGAAGTGGAAGTTCAAGCGCGCCGGCTCGCGCCACATCCTCACGCCCAACCCGTCCTCGCACGGCCGATTCCTGCGCAAGGACGGCTATCTGAACGAAGTCGACGGCGAGAAGATCCGCAAGCTTCTCCCCTACGCCTAG